In Wolbachia endosymbiont (group A) of Pogonocherus hispidulus, the genomic stretch TTCCCACTAAAAAAACTCACTAAATGAATTGTATTTTTAATTCATTAAGAATTGTTTAAGGTGAGCATACTAGCTTTTTACTTGTGCGTTACATGACAATGAAAGCAAGATGAAAATTATATAAAATCATCGTGTAGTACAACGCCTTCTTCATATTCGTCATTGCTACTTGTGTAAGTTGTGACATCAATGTGACTGTCATTATTATTTAGCATATCATCCAATTTTCCTTCTCTTTCAAGATCCATCAATTTGTCACACCCCCCAATGTGCTTATCGTTGATAAAGATCTGTGGAACTGTTCTAACGTTATACTTTG encodes the following:
- the grxC gene encoding glutaredoxin 3, which codes for MKNTKGKVIIYVKQHCPFCKKAKELLDKKGVKYEEIDVLKNSDLFNDIKSKYNVRTVPQIFINDKHIGGCDKLMDLEREGKLDDMLNNNDSHIDVTTYTSSNDEYEEGVVLHDDFI